aaactggagtCTCCCTGCTTGTACTTGGTCATGGCGTCAGGGGCCTATTGGGGCATGAAGACCCTGCCTCCGATGGACGTTACTGAACCCGCCCATGTCCATCTTAGGGCTGCAGCTGAGAGACCcttgttatctataataataagagaataatatgctaattagactggacagccaaaggaaggcaggcagagtggttagggcaaagagataggcaggcagagtgggtaggggtgatcaggcaggcaggtaagtggtgaggtgatcaggcaggcaggcgagtggttaggagccagaggtcccagattgtgagagggatgtcccactgccaatttaggcctaaattggcagtcaggcatcccccgGGCATCCCTGAtcacgagagggtgcaggtgggctgatggaccgccctccccctgcacagattttgtgcaccaggcctatcgTTTACTCATAAAAGCTCCCACAGCTTTGATAGGACGCCTGGCATATTCTGGGTGAAGTGGAGCTCTGAGCACCAGCCTGATGCTCCTTCAGGGAGACAGTGGGCAGAGAGCCcccctgcaggaggaggggcagggcccaggcccagggccaggcctggctctCAGGTCTCAGCCCCAGGGAGGAGTCTGGAGCAGAGCAGCTCAGTGTTGGGGACTCCCCTTCTCCCTGGGGTTTCCCTTCTCCATTTCAAATTCCCTGTTGACTCCTCCTTCCTGATACTCATGAGGATGCCTCATTGCTCACTCCCATTGGGTGTCTGGTTTCAAGAGAAGCCAATCGGCCTTCCATGATATAACCTCTCAGCTGACCCGCCCGGACTCAGATGGTCCCAGGACACCAAGGATGCAGGTCCTGAgcccccacaccctcctcctgctgctctcgGGGGCGCTGGGCCTGACCCCCAGCTGGGCCAGTGAGTGCGGGTTCGGAGGGGGCGGCTGTGCGGGGATGAGCGAGGGGAcctgaggggggggcgggggggggcggggggagggccggGGCCCCAGGAAGGCGAGTGtccagccccggccctgccctccgtccgccccccaggcccccactcCCTGAGGTATTTCAGCACCAGCGTGTCCCGGCCCGGTCGCGGGGAGCCCCGGTTCCTCTCCGTCGGCTACGTGGACGACACGCAGTTCGTGCGGTTCGACAGCGACGCGGCGAGTCCCAGGGTGGAGCCGCGGGCGCCGTGGATGCAGCAGCCGTGGGTGGAGCGGGAGGACCCGGGGTATTGGGACCGGCACACGCAGATGGCCAAGGGCCACGCACAGCTTTTCCGAGTTTATCTGAAGACCGCCCTCGGCTACTACAACCAGAGCGAGGAAGGTGAGCCAGGCGCCCAGCCCCGtcaccccgcccccacacccccaccccccacggacGGGCCGGGGTCGCCCCGAGGGTCCGGGTCTGAGCGTCACCCCTTGGCGGCGGGACCGGACCAGCCCCCACCCGGGAGGAGCCCGGGGGGATTTTGACCCGATTTCACTTTCAGTTTTAGATTCAGTCcctgcggggcgggcggggcggggctgaccTCGGGGCGGGGTCAGGGTCTCACTCCATCCAGTGGATTAGTGCCTGCGATGTGGGACCCGATGGGCGCCTCCTCCGCGGATACGATGCTTATGCCTACGACGGCAGGGACTACCTCGTCCTGAACGAGGACCTGACCTCCTGGACCGCGGCCGACACAGCGGCTCAGATCACCCGGCGCCAGTTGGAGGCGGCGGGTGCAGCAGAGCTTACCAGGCGCTACCTGGAGGGGGAGTGTGTGAAGTGGCTCCTCCTGTACCTGGAAAAGGGGAAGGAGACCCTGCAGCGCGCAGGTAccaggggccctggggccgccccTCTCCCCGGGGCTGGGGCTCCTACAAGGAGACAGGACAGGGGGTCAGTGTCAGACACCCCTCCTTGGGGTCAGTAGGGAGCCCCCCTGGATGTCCAGGTCAGATACCAGAGAGAACTCCCTTCTCTCAGGGACAGTTAGGGGTGCTGGGAGACCCCACTGAAATAGCCCATTTCATGGCCCTGCAGAGGCTCTGGGAACCTCGGGGACCTTCTCCCTCAGGCCTTGTGTGCTGCCCACACCCACTGAGTCTGAGGCCTGACCCCACCTTTTCAGAGACATGTGGTTTCCACCCAGATCAGGACTAGAAATCCCTTTTCTCCCCAAGAGAtttgcctcctgccctgggctgtgtCTCTCTGCTTCTAGAACTTTCTAAAGACTAGGAGGGCCTTCCAGGTGCCTCTGTCCAGGctggtgtgtgtgctgtgtgctccctcccccaccccaggtggcTGTCCACTCTCAGGATGGTCACATGGGCGCTGCTGGGGTATCCATGGTGGATGCAAAGTTCCTGCACTTTCCCCTCCCCTCAGACCCTCCAAAGGCACACGTGACCCACCACCCCATCTCTGACCGTGAGGTCACCCtgaggtgctgggtgctgggcttcTACCCTGCAAACATCAGCCTGACATGGCAGCGTGACGGGGAGGACCATACCCAGGACATGGAGCTGGTggagaccaggcctgcgggggacgGCACCTTCCAGAAGTGGGCGGCCGTGGGGGTGCCCCCTGGAGAGGAGCAGAGATACACGTGCCATGTGAAGCACGAGGGGCTGCCCGAGCCCTTGACCCTGAaatggggtgaggaggggccgtgggcacaGAGCCTCTcttcagggcagcaggggccctgggggacctcagtggggttggggctgaggcctgggttCAAGGCCCttaccctcccttcccttctccccccagaGCCACCTTCTCacaccttcatcatcatcatggGCATCTCTGGGGCCCTGGTTCTGCTGGGAGCCATGGCTGGAGCTGTGATGTGGGGGAGGCAGTGCTCAGGTGGGCAGGGATGGGGTCTGAGTGTGCACTCCAGGCAGTGACAGCGCCCAGGGctctgatgtgtctctcttgcctTCTAAAGGGGAGACCCTgctttggggaggggagggcagaggggaggactgggtggtgGGGAGTCTGTGGGACACTGTGAGCATGAAGTGGGCTTTGAGAACATCACCAGTTACAGCCACTGACCTGAGTCTGTTCATGATGATTGTCCTCCACAGCGTGAGGCAGCTGCCTTGTGGGGACTGAGTGATGGAAGATGTGTTCATGCTCCCACTTCCTGATCAAGAACCTCTGATGGGGGCTGGCCCTGTCCTGCTCCCACACTTTCTGGTCCAACAGAGGAGGGGTGGGCCCTCACTATCGCTGTCTTTACTTCCTCGTATTCTGAGCTGCAAGCTGTTTCTTCTGCATTGAAATGAGGTTGTGGATGTGATTTTGTTCATTGCTTGCCATGATGGGTTGGAGGGTAAATTAAATGAGAAGATTCTAAATTTTGAggggaaataaatataaacaccAAGAACTTTCCAGAGCCCATGTGTTTGCTGTGCTGAGCTGTGCCAGTGTGGACAGGAGATGTTTTGAAGACCGAGTGTGGTCAGGGCCTGTGCCCATGTGGTGCTCAGTGCATCGTGGGCTTTGACGCGGTCACTCCTCGGCGGGGTcacctctctgctcctctgaccttGTCCCTCAGTAGAACCTTGTCCACCAGGACCTGTGGTCACTGGAGCTCAGACATCACTGAGGCCTTGACATGTGTCCTGATGCAGCGCATCTCCAGGACCCTGGACAGCGACGGCTACCTGGGCTTGGTCTGCCCCTAGTCAGCCtggggcaaactatggcccgtgggccggatccggcccgtttgaaatgaataaaactaaaaaaaaaaaaaaaaaagaccgtacccttttatgtaatgatgtttcctttgaatttatattagttcacacaaacacttcatccatgcttttgttccggccctccggtccagtttgagAACCAGTGGTCTAGAGGCTCCCTGATGGAGCTGCAGCAagtgctggctgccagctgggaggCCGTGGGCTGTAAGgtgggtcaagggcacaggtcAGACCCAGAGGCCCCTCATGTCACACCCACAGGCCCCGCATGTCAGACACACAGGCACCTCATGTAAGAACTGCAGAAGTGAGGCTCTGTCACCTCCATCCTGTTCTGGTCCCCAGAGctggtcccaggtcccaggggagggaggcccacctgtgggaggggtgggaggacccATCACAGAAGAACAAGTGGGCGGGGATAGTGTTGGTTCATCTTTggaaacaaaacccaaaacctgCACAGTGAGCGGAGGTGAGAGAAGAAATGGAGAgcatttgaattaaaatatttaactaatgactgcaaaggggagggagaggcgccCTGTCAGCAGGAGGTGAGGGGGGCACCCTGAGGGCATGTGCTGTCCCCTCAGTCCCGCCCCCAACTCCGACCTTgaccccgacccccccccccccactcaggcTTGAGGAGGTGAGGGCTGAGCCAGGCGGGTGTGTGAGGGCAGAGCCTCCCAGGGCcgccctgtgcccacagccaggctctgaggggcaggcactgtgctgggcggGAAGGGAGGGGCGACTCTTtagagagagggcaggagagagtgagggggagagatgcCTCTCCCGctggcctcctgccccctgatgggggtggggggacctgcTCCTGGGGGAGCTTGTCTGGGAGCCTGCGCactgttgggggaggggtggcgccCCACCATCTGACCCCCACCCGGGGCCTTGGCGGACAGGCTGATGGTCAGAGAGCCTGGGGGACAGTCCgctgacacagaggctgctgccctggccgggcCGCCCAGAGACTAGAGCCCAGCCCTCGGGCCACAGAGTTCTGGGCGCTGGTCCTGGGCAAGGGCCGCGCTGGACCGCAGACTCCTCTCCACGGGAGGCACCAGTCCCTGCATCTCTCCTTCCTGGATCACTGGAtgagggtgtgtgcgtgtgtatatgtgtgtgtgtgtgtgtgtgtgtttatatgtgtgtgtacgagtgtgtgcgcatgtgtgtgtatgcgcgcgcgcgcgtgtgtgtgtgtgtgtgtgtgtgtgtgtgtgtgtgtgtgtgatctcatGTGACTGTCCCTCAGGTGCCTGTTGGGAGGTGATCACACCTTCAGCGCCAATAAAGACAGGACAGAGCAGGGCGGGCTGCGGCCACAGCGCTCGCTTCCTCGCCGCCCATCCTCCCCGCGGGGCGGACGCCAGCCCTGAGGACCGTCCGCTCAgacgctggggggggggggggggaggcgctgCCGCGTGAGCGCCTGCGCCCAGGGGCCAGGAAGGGGCAACGGAACCGGGGTCCCCGCCGCCGACCAGGGAGCCCCTggcgtcccctcagccccgcccccaactccAACCTTGACCCCGACACCGACTCACGCTTGTCTCTGCCAGAGGCCGCCCGGGCGTCCGGAGGGCTCGGCCTAGGGGCTGGAGCGGCGGCGCTGGCGTCGGGGCGCTCACTGGGATGCGTGGGGCACCGGCCCAACCTCAGCCGCCGGCGGGGCGGGCGCAGGCCCAGCTCTCCCTGCGGCTCCCCGGCCGCGTCCCCAGAAGGGCTCCCGCCGGAGGCCCGCGACCGCCCCCGCTGATCGCTGGGCGCCGGGTCTGGGGTCTGCGCGCTCCGTGGCCCCGACAGGCCGTGACCGAGGAGCCGAGGAAGGACTGCGGACCGCGTCCCGGACGCGGGTGGAGGGACAGGCCGGTCCCAGCAGGGACGGACGGGCGGCCGGGGACGCGGAAAGGAGGCGGCCCGGCTCCCAGCAGCTCTGTGGGTCTGAGTCGTGGGCTGGTCCTGCCCGCCGCCCACTCCTGGAAGGCTTCCTGGGTCGCCCTGCGCCCCGCGGGGGCTCCTCGCGTCCCGGGGCGCTGTGTCCCCAGAGGCGGCCAGTGCTGGGAGCGGCGTGCGCTGTGCCGTCTCCAGGGACGCACAGGGGACGGGCCTGCGCTGAGCGATGGCGAGTCCCAGAGACGCGGTCGGTGACTCAGAGCAGGAGCCGCTCCATGTGGAGGACAAGGGGCTTCTCCACCAACAGAGTCACCTCCTCCCCAAGTCGCCACGCGCCTGGGGGCCGCCCTCCTCTCGGTCTCACAGCGGGAACCTGTTGGAGCGGACGCAACTGCAGaaactcctgcctccctccctccctctgctctgtCCCCGTGGCAACCCGCCCGGGCCCCTCAGCAAGGCCACCAGCTCTGGCTCCCGGGGGAGCCCCCTCtttctgagagagaggaaggcgcTCCCTCCTGCTGAGCACAGTTTTCAGTGAGAAAAGGAGCCGCACTGATCAACTGTCCTGATCACAGAGGGAGAGGCCATGGCCGCGCACACAGCCCAGAACGCGCAGGATCCTGCGAAATGGGTGCCTGTGGGGTCATCGCCCTGAGGCTCACATTCAGGGAGAATGCACTTCAATTATGGGGACCACACACACATTATAGAGAAAACAAACCACACCCCCACTTTAAAGccctgaggctgggcctgggaggcGTGGCCTTTGGGGTGAACATGCCCTTTGCTGCCCCCTGTTGCCGCCCGAAGGTGTGGCTGCAGGAGCCGCGTCCCTCCCGCGGGGGGCGCTCTGCACAGGGAACTCGCCACAGGCCCGCGACTCAGGTGAAGCTTTAaaggcccaggagcccagggcggACGCTTCCCACTCAGCTCCCCGGGCTCCTCACACTAAGGTGCCCGCGGGcgggagctgcaggaggcagatgggggaggggggcagaggcccCACCTCCACGGGGGTCATGGCAACGGGgccccagctccccctcctccgcccgcagACTCCCTGGGGGAGAAGTAAGCAGGTGTGGGGACCGGAACCCCAAAGGGAAGTGGAGTTTCCGGCGCTGCCGGCAACCGGAGCTGGGGACCCGGAGCAGCGTTCACCCCGCGGAGGCGCCTGCACCTCCCTCCTGGGAGGGGCCCCCGCGGGTCGAGGCCCAGGAGGAGccgccccagcaccaggcccggCTCCTGGGCCGCTGGTCCCGCTCTGGGGCCTGAAGGGGGACGGCGCCGCCCCCGCCGCGGCGCTCAGGGCTCAGCAGGTCTGAGGTCCGCCCTCTCCTGGGACCGTCCTCGGGGCGAGGCCTTTGGGGGAGAAGCCGGGCTGGGCCCCGGGCACCACGGATGGGAACCCGGGCCGCGGGCGCCCCCAACTCGGCATCTCACACAAAGGGGGGCACAGGGTGACCCTCCAGGAGCCCCTCCCCCTCGGGGCTGTGGGCACGTGGGGAGGAGGCGCCTCggcccttcctgcctctccacccacaggccctgctcagcGCCCAGAAGATGGGTCCTGGGAGCTGACAGGGCCCCTGGGGTTTATCCGCGTCCCGGCTGCGGGGGGCGCTGCAGACTCTCCCTCCTGCGGGGACCTGGGCGCCTGGAGGGACTGAGCTGTGGTTTGATGGTGAAGGGAACTGCCCCTGGCTGTCCTCCTGCGCTCTGGGCCCAGCAGCCTCCTGTCACAGAACATTCTGGAACGTGGCACCCGCTCCcctgcctggagggcagagccatgGCTGCCCCTGATGGACAGGGAGCGAGTGAGAGGGGAGCCAGCGGGGCTCTGAGCAAACCCCTGGGTCCCACCCCAGCGCCAGCGCCTCCTGCTCCTCTCTGAGCTCCTCCTCCCCGTCCCCCAGACAGCGCCCCTTCCTGGTGCCTCGTGCGTTTGCGCTGCGGAGTCAGTTTGACCCTCCAGGTGGGTCCCAGCGGGTGAGTGCCTGAGACTGGGTAAGCGCTCCCCTCCCACAGTTACCATGGTGACAGGGTTAGAGCGTTTACACACATCCCATTCTGGGCTTTTAGAACCACAAGGAGAAAAGCCGCCTTCAGGGGCTGCGGGAGCAGCTGGTACTCCAAAGGCCACCGCCAGCTTTGCACGCTGTCTGCACCCTGGGACGGGGCACTGAAGCGGAACCTCTGGGGGAGCCAGCTGAGCTCCTGAGGTCCGTctgggcgaggaggaggaggaggaggagggggaggaggaggaggaggaagaggaggaggaggaggaggaggaagatgaggaggaggaggaagatgaggaggaggaggaggaagatgaggaggaggaggaggaggaggaaaatgaggaggaggaggaggaggaggaagatgaggaggaggaggaggaggaggaggaggaggaggaggaggaggaggaggaggaggacatggatccagggagaagggagaagttAGTGAATCGCTGGGTGACGTCCACAGACGGAGCCTGAACTGAGGGCTGGGCAGACGGGCCGCTCTGCTCTGGGGAAGCTGGACGAGCTGCTGGAGACCCGCACAGGCACAGCCCGGAGCCGCGCCGCCCTGCGGGGAAGGGTTGGGGGACGCGGGTCCTGGGGGAGGACGCACCCCAACAGGGAGGAGCTGTGCATCAGGAGCCGCAGGTGCCCGTGCCCTCGGCCGCCCGGGGCACCTCGAGAGGAGGCTCAGGAGACCCAGCCACGCGTCCCGGCCACACATAGAACTCAAGGCCAAGTCCCACTTGCAGCCTGAGCTGCTACTGACCGTTGGCGGCTGCGGGCCCAGCCACAGGCGACTCCCAGGCGGCCCTGAGGAACCTGCAGACCTgcgagtggggggtggggaggcactcGGGCGCGTGGGGCCTTGGGGCTGCGTGGGGGTCTGATGTCTGCCGCGGGGCAGGGGAGGCCCCGGCAGAGGGCACCCCGACCTCAGGCTGCTTCTGTGGCCTCCGGGGCCTGAAGACTCGGGGACCCCGTGGGCACCCAGCTGCAGCTCAGGGTCCAGGAGCCGCCTGGGGTGGCGACCAGTTCCCTCCGCGGGGAGGCCGGCAGCTGGACCCGCCCGACCCGCGTCCTGCCGCCAGGCCCGCGTCCTGCCCTCGTTTGGGGGTCGGTCCCGGGCCTCGGCCTAGCAGCCAGTGCGGGGGCTGCTctcggagggggtgggggaggggacacggAGCAGAAACGCCTAGAATAAACCCGGGACACAGCCCACAACCCCCGggtcccagcagcagcagcggagATGGTGGCAGAGCCCGCGCAGCGCCCCCTGCGGGCCGGGCCTGGGCCGCCGCTCCAGGGTGCAGAGGGTCCCGATGGCCTGGTTGCTGACCTCAAACTGGGGCCACCGGCGGgtc
This is a stretch of genomic DNA from Myotis daubentonii chromosome 15, mMyoDau2.1, whole genome shotgun sequence. It encodes these proteins:
- the LOC132216033 gene encoding saoe class I histocompatibility antigen, A alpha chain-like isoform X14; its protein translation is MQVLSPHTLLLLLSGALGLTPSWASPHSLRYFSTSVSRPGRGEPRFLSVGYVDDTQFVRFDSDAASPRVEPRAPWMQQPWVEREDPGYWDRHTQMAKGHAQLFRVYLKTALGYYNQSEEGSHSIQWISACDVGPDGRLLRGYDAYAYDGRDYLVLNEDLTSWTAADTAAQITRRQLEAAGAAELTRRYLEGECVKWLLLYLEKGKETLQRADPPKAHVTHHPISDREVTLRCWVLGFYPANISLTWQRDGEDHTQDMELVETRPAGDGTFQKWAAVGVPPGEEQRYTCHVKHEGLPEPLTLKWEPPSHTFIIIMGISGALVLLGAMAGAVMWGRQCSGGQGWGLSVHSRQ
- the LOC132216033 gene encoding saoe class I histocompatibility antigen, A alpha chain-like isoform X1; this translates as MQVLSPHTLLLLLSGALGLTPSWASPHSLRYFSTSVSRPGRGEPRFLSVGYVDDTQFVRFDSDAASPRVEPRAPWMQQPWVEREDPGYWDRHTQMAKGHAQLFRVYLKTALGYYNQSEEGSHSIQWISACDVGPDGRLLRGYDAYAYDGRDYLVLNEDLTSWTAADTAAQITRRQLEAAGAAELTRRYLEGECVKWLLLYLEKGKETLQRADPPKAHVTHHPISDREVTLRCWVLGFYPANISLTWQRDGEDHTQDMELVETRPAGDGTFQKWAAVGVPPGEEQRYTCHVKHEGLPEPLTLKWEPPSHTFIIIMGISGALVLLGAMAGAVMWGRQCSDGSGGSYAQAASSDSAQGSDVSLSPSKGETLPWGGEGRGED